The following coding sequences are from one Xylanivirga thermophila window:
- a CDS encoding type II secretion system F family protein, giving the protein MQNYAYEAINKSGQIITGNIKADGEGEVVDRLKRMDARVIDIKPDKKEQRIAFLKKSKKVKLGDISLFSRQFASMIDAGIPITRSLYTLSSQSENPTLKAAIKDIAANVEGGMALSDAMEAYPDIFSSLYIGMVKAGETSGALGEMLERLSDQLQKEKSLNDNVRSATSYPMMVLLFSFMMFFGMLYFLVPLFKDFFPPDMELPALTRGVMSMSNSLRQYWYIWIFSIVAVVTGIKAYRKSPVGKKRWEQMRLRMPGFGPLYHRTIIARFSRTFATLLDSGIPVVQALNQAGLSSGSIIIQEGVMDAANYIQEGKNISQPLGQHAVFPPMMIQMMAVGEETGNLPNLLKRIAEFYEDEVVTMAKNLTSVIEPLMLIIVGVLIGTILISLYMPIFTAVTQIGG; this is encoded by the coding sequence TTGCAGAATTATGCATATGAGGCTATAAACAAATCCGGTCAGATAATAACAGGAAATATAAAAGCTGATGGTGAAGGTGAAGTGGTAGATAGACTTAAGAGAATGGATGCCCGTGTAATAGATATAAAACCCGATAAAAAGGAGCAACGTATAGCTTTTTTAAAGAAATCAAAAAAGGTAAAATTAGGAGATATAAGTCTATTTAGCCGTCAGTTTGCATCTATGATAGATGCAGGCATACCTATTACTAGATCATTGTATACATTAAGTAGCCAGTCTGAAAACCCTACTCTTAAGGCAGCTATTAAAGATATTGCTGCTAATGTAGAGGGTGGAATGGCATTAAGTGATGCTATGGAGGCATATCCCGATATATTTTCTTCATTATATATAGGTATGGTAAAGGCTGGGGAGACTAGCGGTGCTTTAGGTGAGATGCTTGAGAGATTATCTGATCAATTACAAAAGGAAAAGTCTTTAAATGATAATGTGCGTTCTGCCACTTCATATCCCATGATGGTATTGCTTTTTTCCTTTATGATGTTTTTTGGAATGCTTTATTTTTTAGTGCCACTATTTAAAGACTTTTTCCCGCCAGATATGGAATTACCTGCCCTAACTCGCGGTGTGATGTCCATGTCTAATTCCCTCAGGCAGTACTGGTACATATGGATATTTTCCATTGTAGCAGTTGTTACGGGAATAAAAGCATATAGAAAAAGTCCGGTTGGTAAGAAACGCTGGGAGCAGATGCGCCTTAGGATGCCAGGGTTTGGACCATTATATCATCGGACCATAATAGCACGTTTTTCCCGTACCTTTGCTACTCTGTTAGATAGTGGAATACCAGTGGTGCAGGCATTAAATCAAGCCGGTCTGTCATCTGGCAGTATTATAATTCAGGAAGGGGTAATGGATGCAGCCAATTACATACAGGAGGGGAAAAATATATCCCAGCCTTTGGGGCAACATGCTGTATTTCCTCCCATGATGATACAGATGATGGCTGTAGGCGAAGAAACGGGAAATCTTCCTAATCTGTTAAAGCGTATTGCGGAATTTTATGAAGATGAAGTGGTTACCATGGCAAAAAATCTTACATCTGTTATAGAGCCACTTATGCTCATTATAGTAGGTGTGTTGATAGGT